In a single window of the Amycolatopsis sp. cg5 genome:
- a CDS encoding alpha/beta fold hydrolase, with product MRLHTREWGSGDRVAVLVHGMGASSRAWWRVGPELAGRGYRVLAVDLPGHGGSAPAPDAEPSEFAEALLATVPVKPALALGHSMGGMTLALAVERLLPERAVYSEPLFRVPRLDVLEAFITRDMARTKGLSVAQLYAERPQWNDEARAVEAETIAAWDLDTSIGFLHRLAGQDLSPPPVVPSMIQLAKPSRVLSAAFAAELAERGFEVREVAHPDHTLHYADHEGFMGSLDGWL from the coding sequence ATGAGGCTGCACACGCGTGAGTGGGGTTCCGGCGACCGGGTCGCCGTGCTGGTGCACGGGATGGGCGCGAGTTCGCGCGCGTGGTGGCGGGTCGGGCCGGAGCTGGCCGGGCGTGGCTACCGGGTGCTCGCCGTCGACCTGCCGGGGCACGGCGGTTCGGCTCCCGCGCCGGACGCCGAGCCGTCCGAGTTCGCCGAAGCCTTGCTGGCGACCGTGCCCGTCAAGCCCGCGCTGGCGTTGGGTCACTCGATGGGCGGAATGACGCTGGCGCTGGCCGTCGAGCGGCTGCTGCCGGAGCGGGCGGTCTACTCGGAGCCGTTGTTCCGGGTGCCTCGGCTCGACGTGCTGGAGGCGTTCATCACCCGGGACATGGCGCGCACCAAGGGACTCAGCGTCGCGCAGCTGTACGCGGAACGTCCACAGTGGAACGACGAGGCGCGTGCGGTGGAGGCCGAGACGATCGCCGCGTGGGACCTCGACACCTCGATCGGGTTCCTGCACCGGCTGGCCGGGCAGGACCTTTCGCCGCCGCCCGTGGTGCCGTCGATGATCCAGCTCGCGAAGCCGAGCCGGGTGCTGTCGGCGGCTTTCGCGGCGGAGCTCGCCGAGCGCGGGTTCGAGGTGCGCGAGGTGGCGCATCCCGATCACACGTTGCACTACGCCGACCACGAGGGGTTCATGGGCTCGCTCGACGGGTGGCTCTGA
- a CDS encoding acetyl-CoA C-acetyltransferase yields MAGVTGEVLICEPVRTAVGRFGGVYKDVPVTELAATVIREVLRRTGIPGTAVDDVIFGQCNPNGEAPALGRVAALDAGLPVEVPGLQVDRRCGSGLQAVLDAAMRVQTGVADLVLAGGAESMSQVEFYSDAMRWGVKGSGVELHDRLARARLTAGGANFPVPGGMLETAENLRREYGIPREEQDALAVASHQRAVAARGVFAEEIAPVTIPGRRGKPDVVVDTDEHPRADTTAESLAALKPVMLRQDPDATVTAGNASGQNDGAAVCVVASPAKAAELGLRPLARLVSWAVAGVPPRTMGIGPVPATAKALERAGLGLGDIDLIELNEAFAAQVLACTREWKLTERDFAERLNVNGSGISLGHPVGATGIRILTTLVREMRRRDARYGLETMCIGGGQGLAAIFERVA; encoded by the coding sequence ATGGCCGGTGTGACCGGAGAAGTGCTGATCTGCGAACCCGTCCGCACCGCCGTCGGGCGGTTCGGTGGCGTCTACAAAGACGTTCCCGTGACCGAACTGGCCGCGACCGTCATCCGCGAAGTGCTGCGGCGCACCGGGATACCGGGCACGGCGGTCGACGACGTGATCTTCGGCCAGTGCAACCCCAATGGCGAGGCGCCCGCGCTCGGCCGGGTCGCGGCGCTGGACGCCGGGCTGCCGGTCGAGGTGCCCGGCCTGCAGGTCGACCGGCGCTGCGGGTCCGGGCTGCAGGCCGTGCTGGACGCGGCGATGCGGGTGCAGACCGGGGTCGCCGACCTGGTGCTCGCCGGCGGCGCCGAGAGCATGAGCCAGGTCGAGTTCTACAGCGACGCGATGCGCTGGGGCGTCAAGGGGTCCGGCGTCGAGCTGCACGACCGCCTCGCGCGGGCGCGGCTGACCGCGGGCGGCGCGAACTTCCCCGTGCCGGGCGGCATGCTCGAAACGGCCGAGAACCTCCGGCGTGAGTACGGGATCCCCCGCGAGGAGCAGGACGCGCTCGCGGTGGCCTCGCACCAGCGCGCGGTCGCGGCACGCGGGGTGTTCGCCGAGGAGATCGCGCCGGTGACCATTCCCGGCAGGCGCGGCAAACCCGACGTCGTCGTCGACACCGACGAGCACCCGCGCGCGGACACCACCGCCGAGTCGCTCGCCGCGCTCAAGCCGGTCATGCTGCGCCAAGACCCCGACGCGACCGTCACCGCCGGCAACGCGAGCGGTCAGAACGACGGGGCCGCCGTCTGCGTGGTCGCCAGCCCGGCCAAAGCGGCCGAACTCGGGCTGCGGCCGCTGGCCCGCCTGGTCTCCTGGGCGGTCGCCGGGGTCCCGCCGCGCACCATGGGCATCGGCCCCGTCCCCGCGACGGCCAAGGCGCTCGAACGCGCCGGGCTCGGCCTCGGCGACATCGACCTCATCGAACTGAACGAGGCCTTCGCCGCCCAGGTGCTGGCCTGCACCCGCGAGTGGAAGCTGACCGAGCGGGACTTCGCGGAGCGGCTGAACGTCAACGGTTCCGGCATCTCGCTGGGTCACCCGGTCGGCGCCACCGGCATCCGGATCCTGACCACGCTGGTCCGCGAGATGCGGCGCCGCGACGCCCGCTACGGCCTGGAGACCATGTGCATCGGCGGTGGCCAGGGGCTCGCCGCCATCTTCGAACGCGTGGCGTGA
- a CDS encoding FG-GAP repeat domain-containing protein, which yields MRRTNRLGTVVTGLLTALAVTPAVAHADGAEVTVATSAASQKVAADFDGDGFADKAVWRPGNGYWYVIQSGNGAVVTRQWGVSGDVPVAADYDGDHRADFAVWRPSNGTWYVIQSSNGAVVTTQWGIGGDVPLPADFNGDGRADINVWRPSDGVWYVRGIATVQWGVSGDVPVAGDFNADGFADFTVWRPSNGYWYVRNIATQQWGTAGDIPVAGDFNADGRADFAVWRPSNSYWYVLGIAQQQWGAAGDVPMGGDFGGDGRADFVVWRPGNGYWYGLNLFTTQWGVAGDIPV from the coding sequence ATGCGAAGGACCAATCGGTTGGGGACCGTGGTGACCGGCCTGCTCACCGCGCTGGCCGTCACTCCGGCCGTCGCGCACGCCGACGGTGCGGAGGTCACCGTCGCGACGTCGGCCGCGTCGCAGAAGGTCGCCGCCGACTTCGACGGCGACGGCTTCGCCGACAAGGCGGTTTGGCGTCCTGGCAACGGATACTGGTACGTGATCCAGAGCGGGAACGGCGCCGTGGTGACCCGGCAGTGGGGTGTGTCCGGCGACGTGCCGGTCGCCGCCGACTACGACGGCGACCACCGCGCCGACTTCGCCGTGTGGCGGCCGAGCAACGGTACCTGGTACGTCATCCAGAGCAGCAATGGCGCGGTCGTCACCACGCAGTGGGGCATCGGCGGGGACGTTCCGCTGCCCGCCGATTTCAATGGTGACGGCCGCGCCGACATCAATGTCTGGCGGCCCAGTGACGGCGTCTGGTACGTGCGCGGTATCGCGACCGTGCAGTGGGGCGTCAGCGGGGACGTTCCCGTCGCCGGTGATTTCAATGCCGACGGTTTCGCCGATTTCACGGTATGGCGCCCGAGCAATGGGTACTGGTACGTACGTAACATCGCCACCCAGCAATGGGGGACGGCCGGTGACATTCCGGTGGCCGGTGATTTCAATGCCGACGGCCGTGCCGACTTCGCCGTCTGGCGGCCTAGTAATAGCTATTGGTACGTGCTGGGTATCGCACAGCAGCAGTGGGGTGCGGCCGGTGACGTGCCGATGGGCGGCGACTTCGGCGGCGACGGGCGCGCCGACTTCGTCGTGTGGCGGCCGGGCAACGGCTATTGGTACGGCCTGAACCTGTTCACCACGCAGTGGGGCGTCGCGGGCGACATCCCGGTCTGA
- a CDS encoding helix-turn-helix domain-containing protein, which yields MKTKKPRTVLEGAFTLLDALVRLRGEAGLTQLANSCSIPKATVHRLLEQLTELEVVQRTESRYRIGAQAFRLGQSWQPYPRLLDLARHRLRLLATATHASSVLAVPCDGHLLIAAAILTRAEHERLLRPGATVPRQTGRFSPGWQAEHELTVTEAPVRLPTGEVLGVIAATLPPERGLGAVEHAARAISVALVSS from the coding sequence ATGAAAACGAAAAAACCGAGAACCGTGCTCGAAGGCGCATTCACGCTGTTGGACGCATTGGTAAGACTTCGGGGTGAAGCGGGCCTGACTCAGCTGGCCAATTCCTGCTCGATACCGAAGGCGACTGTCCACCGATTACTCGAGCAATTAACCGAATTGGAGGTTGTCCAGCGCACCGAAAGCCGCTATCGGATCGGCGCGCAGGCGTTCCGGCTCGGCCAGTCGTGGCAGCCGTACCCCCGGTTGCTCGATCTCGCCCGCCACCGGCTCCGGCTGCTCGCCACCGCCACCCACGCCAGCTCGGTGCTCGCGGTGCCGTGTGACGGCCACCTGCTCATCGCCGCCGCCATCCTCACCCGGGCGGAGCACGAGCGCCTGCTGCGGCCCGGCGCCACGGTGCCGAGGCAGACCGGGCGCTTCTCCCCCGGCTGGCAGGCCGAGCACGAGCTGACGGTCACCGAAGCGCCCGTCCGGCTGCCGACCGGCGAGGTGCTCGGCGTCATCGCGGCCACCTTGCCGCCGGAACGCGGGCTCGGCGCGGTCGAGCACGCCGCACGCGCGATCAGCGTGGCGCTCGTGTCGTCGTAA
- a CDS encoding S1 RNA-binding domain-containing protein, whose protein sequence is MSPTQIPLPVWQDFVARHSAGGVLDGLVTQVLPFGAFVEVADGVQGLLPSVATERGARIAVKIDRIDVENRRFSLVQA, encoded by the coding sequence ATGTCTCCCACACAGATCCCACTGCCGGTCTGGCAGGACTTCGTCGCGCGCCACAGCGCGGGCGGGGTGCTCGACGGGCTCGTCACCCAGGTGCTGCCCTTCGGTGCGTTCGTCGAGGTCGCCGACGGCGTCCAAGGCCTGCTGCCCAGCGTCGCCACCGAGCGCGGCGCGCGCATCGCGGTGAAGATCGACCGGATCGACGTCGAAAACCGCCGCTTCAGCCTGGTGCAGGCGTAG
- a CDS encoding LLM class flavin-dependent oxidoreductase has product MLPSRFSVLDRSPVRANSTPGAALRDTVAFAREIEALGYHRFWVSEHHSVPGIAGAAPLVLASAVAAATSTIRVGTGGVMLPNHPPLVVAEQFGVLESLFPGRIDMGLGRSVGFTDGIRRALGHGKDDADRFGEQVSELLGYFDGTQTRHPGVHAVAAEGARVPAFLLATGAGADLAAELGLPLVIAAIRGEKAMTDAIDRYRDNFRQSSFGPAYVIVSTAVSVAENSSRARDLLLPEAWSTTYSRTRGEFPPLLAPDQVRALTITDRERARLDQALAGQIHGTESEVLERLEGLAERTAADEFLITTASHDRVALLDSYRGLAGLVTRQVATVAG; this is encoded by the coding sequence GTGCTGCCGTCCCGATTTTCCGTGCTCGACCGTTCACCCGTTCGCGCGAACTCCACGCCTGGCGCCGCCCTGCGTGACACCGTCGCGTTCGCGCGGGAGATCGAAGCGCTGGGCTATCACCGGTTCTGGGTTTCCGAGCACCACAGCGTGCCCGGCATCGCAGGCGCCGCGCCGCTGGTGCTCGCGTCGGCCGTCGCCGCGGCGACCTCGACCATCCGCGTCGGCACCGGCGGGGTGATGCTGCCGAACCATCCGCCGCTCGTGGTCGCGGAACAGTTCGGTGTGCTGGAATCGCTGTTTCCGGGCCGGATCGACATGGGATTGGGCCGATCCGTCGGCTTCACCGACGGAATCCGCCGTGCGCTGGGGCACGGCAAAGACGACGCCGACCGCTTCGGCGAACAGGTTTCCGAGCTGCTGGGCTATTTCGACGGGACGCAGACGCGCCATCCCGGCGTCCACGCGGTCGCCGCCGAGGGCGCGCGGGTGCCCGCTTTCCTGCTCGCGACCGGGGCCGGCGCGGACCTCGCCGCCGAACTCGGGCTGCCACTCGTGATCGCCGCCATTCGCGGCGAAAAGGCGATGACCGACGCGATAGACCGCTATCGCGACAATTTCCGACAATCATCCTTTGGTCCCGCGTATGTGATCGTTTCCACCGCTGTGTCGGTGGCCGAGAATTCATCGCGGGCTCGCGATCTATTGCTACCGGAAGCGTGGTCGACGACCTATTCGCGCACCCGTGGCGAGTTCCCGCCGCTGCTCGCACCGGACCAGGTGCGCGCGCTGACGATCACCGACCGTGAGCGCGCTCGGCTCGACCAGGCACTCGCGGGCCAGATCCACGGGACCGAGTCCGAAGTGCTGGAACGGCTCGAAGGACTCGCCGAGCGCACCGCGGCCGACGAGTTCCTGATCACCACCGCGAGCCATGACCGCGTCGCGCTGCTCGATTCGTATCGCGGGCTCGCTGGCCTGGTGACGCGTCAGGTTGCTACTGTCGCCGGGTGA
- a CDS encoding DUF6221 family protein, which yields MDDLVAFLKARVTERQSLIMRAVKKTKSGERLDRGESKVVIEKRIRALTELELDVVNQMVQESETVRRILATHRTAVNDQVPGFPLYGRDYWCETCHVPSDEAGSNWCMTLRLLALPYGDHKEYNDAWKP from the coding sequence ATGGACGATCTGGTCGCCTTCCTCAAGGCCAGGGTGACCGAACGGCAGTCGCTGATCATGCGAGCCGTCAAGAAGACCAAATCCGGCGAGCGGCTCGACCGCGGCGAGTCGAAGGTCGTGATCGAGAAGCGCATCCGCGCGCTGACCGAGCTCGAGCTCGACGTCGTCAACCAGATGGTCCAGGAATCCGAGACGGTGCGCCGGATCTTGGCGACGCACCGCACGGCCGTCAACGACCAGGTGCCCGGTTTCCCGCTCTACGGCAGGGACTACTGGTGTGAGACGTGTCATGTCCCGTCGGACGAGGCAGGCTCGAACTGGTGCATGACGCTGCGGCTTCTCGCGCTGCCGTACGGGGACCACAAGGAGTACAACGACGCCTGGAAGCCGTAG
- the ligD gene encoding non-homologous end-joining DNA ligase translates to MPKHGDPIEYQVGERTVKVSSPDKPYFPERGFTKRQVVEYYIAVGEPLLRAIGDRPTTLKRYLDGVTGDWFYAKRIPKGAPGWVETAKITFPSGRTADEVCPTEPAVFAWAANLGTFDFHPWPVRRADVDHPDELRIDVDPPDEASFGDAVEVAGCVREVLADAGLTGYPKTSGGRGVHVLVRIRPEWDFIDVRHAVIALGREVERRMPEKATISWWKEERGGRVFIDYNQAARDRTVASSWSVRGTSRATVSTPVTWDELTEVHPDDFDILSVPVRLAEAGDPHAELDSVTHGIETLLEWYARDERDLGVAELPYPPDYPKMPGEPKRVQPSKARSDT, encoded by the coding sequence ATGCCCAAGCACGGCGATCCGATCGAGTACCAGGTAGGCGAGCGCACGGTCAAGGTGAGCAGCCCCGACAAGCCGTATTTCCCCGAGCGGGGGTTCACGAAGCGGCAGGTGGTGGAGTACTACATCGCCGTCGGCGAGCCGCTGCTGCGCGCGATCGGCGACCGGCCGACCACGCTCAAGCGCTACCTCGACGGCGTCACGGGTGACTGGTTCTACGCCAAGCGCATCCCGAAGGGCGCACCCGGCTGGGTGGAGACCGCCAAGATCACCTTCCCGTCCGGCCGGACGGCAGACGAGGTGTGCCCGACCGAGCCCGCCGTGTTCGCCTGGGCGGCGAACCTCGGCACCTTCGACTTCCACCCGTGGCCGGTGCGCCGCGCCGACGTCGACCATCCCGACGAGCTCCGCATCGACGTCGACCCGCCGGACGAGGCGAGCTTCGGTGACGCGGTCGAGGTCGCAGGCTGCGTGCGGGAGGTGCTGGCCGACGCCGGGCTGACCGGGTATCCGAAGACCTCGGGCGGGCGCGGGGTGCACGTGCTGGTCCGGATCCGGCCGGAGTGGGACTTCATCGACGTCCGGCACGCGGTGATCGCGCTCGGCCGCGAGGTCGAACGGCGGATGCCGGAGAAAGCGACCATCTCGTGGTGGAAGGAGGAGCGGGGCGGCCGCGTGTTCATCGACTACAACCAGGCCGCGCGCGATCGGACCGTCGCGTCCAGCTGGTCCGTTCGGGGGACTTCGCGCGCGACCGTGTCGACTCCGGTCACCTGGGACGAGCTCACCGAGGTGCACCCGGACGACTTCGACATCTTGTCCGTACCGGTCCGGCTCGCCGAGGCCGGTGATCCGCACGCCGAGCTGGACTCGGTCACGCACGGTATCGAAACGTTGCTCGAGTGGTACGCACGTGACGAACGTGACTTGGGCGTCGCTGAGCTGCCTTATCCGCCTGATTACCCGAAAATGCCTGGTGAGCCCAAGCGTGTTCAGCCGAGTAAAGCGCGATCCGATACTTAA
- a CDS encoding GNAT family N-acetyltransferase, which yields MLNLDALRDQPELRRGLVVLNELDRDNESMNFRITLTGPPVFGKGYGTDATAAVLDFAFDVVGLHRVSLGVFTFNPRARRVYEKCGFVAEGVRRHSLKWDGQWHDSVEMGVLATDPRLP from the coding sequence GTGCTGAACCTCGACGCCCTGCGCGACCAGCCCGAGCTCCGGCGGGGCCTGGTCGTGCTCAACGAGCTCGACCGGGACAACGAGTCGATGAACTTCCGGATCACGCTGACCGGGCCGCCGGTGTTCGGCAAGGGCTACGGCACCGACGCGACCGCCGCCGTGCTGGACTTCGCGTTCGACGTGGTCGGCCTGCACCGCGTGTCGCTGGGCGTGTTCACCTTCAACCCGCGTGCCAGGCGGGTCTACGAGAAGTGCGGGTTCGTCGCCGAGGGGGTGCGCAGGCACTCGCTGAAGTGGGACGGACAGTGGCACGACTCGGTGGAGATGGGCGTGCTGGCGACCGATCCGCGATTACCGTAG
- a CDS encoding TVP38/TMEM64 family protein: MSGRTKLIVALVLLALLVAAAVLVPIPSPAELRDWATELGPATPWLFFLAYTVLTVAPIPRTVFNLAGGLLLGATAGIGIGILATTIASGLSFGLARLLGRDLVARHLHRRSVRLVNEHLSDGGVLAITSLRLIPVVPFAPMSYCCGVSSVRLTPYLLGTALGSLPGTIAVVVLGDALTGNTPPALLACYAAFAAVGAIGLVRTFKRRVPPVAEPEYVTSPTAG; encoded by the coding sequence ATGTCGGGGAGAACCAAGTTGATCGTCGCGCTCGTGCTGCTCGCCCTGCTCGTGGCGGCCGCGGTGCTGGTGCCGATCCCGTCCCCCGCCGAACTGCGCGACTGGGCCACCGAGCTCGGCCCGGCGACGCCGTGGCTGTTCTTCCTCGCCTACACGGTGCTCACGGTCGCCCCGATCCCGCGAACGGTCTTCAACCTCGCGGGCGGGCTGCTGCTGGGCGCGACCGCCGGCATCGGGATCGGCATCCTGGCGACCACGATCGCGTCCGGGCTGTCGTTCGGGCTGGCCAGGCTGCTCGGCCGCGACCTGGTCGCCAGGCATCTGCACCGCAGGTCGGTGCGCCTGGTCAACGAGCACCTGTCCGACGGCGGTGTGCTGGCGATCACCTCGCTGCGGCTGATCCCGGTGGTCCCGTTCGCGCCGATGAGCTACTGCTGTGGCGTTTCATCCGTCCGATTGACGCCGTATCTGCTGGGCACAGCGCTCGGTAGCCTCCCGGGCACGATCGCGGTGGTGGTGCTCGGCGACGCGCTGACCGGCAACACGCCGCCCGCGCTGCTCGCCTGCTACGCCGCGTTCGCCGCCGTGGGCGCGATCGGCCTGGTCAGGACCTTCAAACGCCGGGTACCGCCGGTCGCCGAGCCGGAGTACGTGACGAGTCCTACGGCTGGCTGA
- a CDS encoding protein kinase has translation MGVVWRAIDVRLERSVAVKQILAQPGVSEAERDNMRQRAMREAKNAARFQHPNAIVVFDIAEHSGDPCLVMEFVDGPSLSAVLAQNPTLPVGQVARIGEQVASALLAAHRAGIVHRDVKPGNILIDGNGVAKLTDFGISRAAGDMALTQTGLIGGTPAYLAPELARGADPVPSSDVFALGATLYQALEGLTPYGDTSNQLALLYAAANGNIVPPKQAGPATSLVMSLLQPEPEDRPSMAEAADQLRRLASRSTEQLPGITVSPTLPSGGAGGRRPVAAENGAPPPWQRKAPQGPPTPPRTPTAAYAPPMTPPRPTQAMPPQTPPRPVPSAAAPMRAPQPPANDSKRKTMVFAGAGAAVVVIAVIVFLVLNSGSDGNDSGGTAAGPGSSSSQQPGKSTPKSPASSGYPAGAPDSTPSEGKVTDFPTAAKAMTTFIDDSTRGSATAWNLLSPAAQKVYGTQQQFQQYWAEQKIGAWNTVRSDAGKANDDGSLTMNVNINTAPRYGWRIINLGGSLKIDSDTKLKQ, from the coding sequence ATGGGGGTCGTCTGGCGCGCCATCGACGTGCGCCTCGAACGCTCCGTGGCCGTCAAGCAGATCCTGGCCCAGCCGGGTGTGTCCGAGGCCGAGCGCGACAACATGCGCCAGCGCGCCATGCGCGAGGCGAAGAACGCGGCCCGCTTCCAGCATCCGAACGCCATCGTCGTGTTCGACATCGCCGAGCACAGCGGCGACCCGTGCCTGGTGATGGAGTTCGTCGACGGGCCCAGCCTGTCGGCCGTGCTGGCCCAGAACCCGACGCTGCCGGTCGGCCAGGTCGCGCGCATCGGCGAGCAGGTCGCGTCGGCGCTCCTGGCCGCGCACCGCGCCGGGATCGTCCACCGCGACGTCAAACCGGGCAACATCCTGATCGACGGCAACGGCGTCGCCAAGCTCACCGACTTCGGCATCTCCCGGGCCGCGGGCGACATGGCGCTGACCCAGACCGGCCTGATCGGCGGCACGCCCGCCTACCTGGCGCCGGAACTGGCCAGGGGCGCCGACCCGGTCCCCAGCTCGGACGTCTTCGCGCTCGGCGCGACGCTCTACCAGGCGCTGGAGGGCTTGACGCCCTACGGCGACACCTCGAACCAGCTCGCGCTGCTCTACGCGGCCGCGAACGGCAACATCGTCCCGCCGAAGCAGGCCGGACCGGCGACTTCGCTGGTCATGAGCCTTCTGCAGCCCGAGCCGGAGGACCGGCCGAGCATGGCCGAGGCCGCCGACCAGCTCCGCAGGCTCGCTTCGCGCAGCACCGAGCAGCTGCCCGGCATCACCGTCTCCCCGACGCTGCCCAGTGGTGGCGCGGGTGGCCGGAGACCGGTCGCGGCCGAGAACGGCGCGCCGCCGCCCTGGCAGCGCAAGGCCCCGCAGGGACCGCCGACTCCGCCGCGCACCCCGACGGCGGCCTACGCGCCGCCGATGACACCTCCGCGCCCCACCCAGGCGATGCCGCCGCAGACGCCGCCGCGCCCGGTCCCGTCGGCCGCCGCGCCGATGCGCGCGCCCCAGCCGCCTGCCAACGACTCGAAGCGCAAGACCATGGTGTTCGCGGGCGCCGGTGCGGCGGTCGTGGTCATCGCGGTGATCGTGTTCCTGGTGCTGAACTCCGGCAGCGACGGCAACGACTCGGGCGGCACGGCCGCCGGGCCGGGCTCCAGCTCGTCGCAGCAGCCCGGCAAGAGCACCCCGAAGTCGCCGGCCAGTTCCGGCTACCCGGCCGGAGCGCCGGACTCGACGCCGTCCGAAGGCAAGGTCACCGACTTCCCCACCGCCGCCAAGGCGATGACCACCTTCATCGACGACTCGACCAGAGGCAGCGCCACCGCGTGGAACTTGCTCAGCCCGGCCGCCCAGAAGGTGTACGGCACCCAGCAGCAGTTCCAGCAGTACTGGGCCGAGCAGAAGATCGGCGCGTGGAACACGGTGCGTTCGGACGCGGGCAAGGCGAATGACGACGGATCGCTGACGATGAACGTCAACATCAACACAGCGCCCCGCTACGGCTGGCGGATCATCAACCTCGGCGGCTCGCTCAAGATCGACTCGGACACCAAGCTCAAGCAGTAG
- the msrB gene encoding peptide-methionine (R)-S-oxide reductase MsrB, with amino-acid sequence MKPVVGATPRVVKSEQEWREQLSPEEYAVLRQAGTERPYTGEYTDTETTGSYECRACGAELFRSDTKFPSHCGWPSFFDPADSDAVLLREDRTMGMKRIEVLCNSCHSHLGHVFEGEGYATPTDQRYCINSISLKLVPKE; translated from the coding sequence ATGAAACCCGTGGTCGGGGCCACCCCGCGTGTGGTCAAGTCCGAGCAGGAATGGCGTGAGCAGCTGTCCCCGGAGGAGTACGCCGTCCTCCGCCAGGCCGGTACGGAACGTCCGTACACCGGCGAATACACCGACACCGAGACGACCGGCTCCTACGAGTGCCGGGCCTGCGGCGCCGAATTGTTCCGCAGTGACACCAAGTTCCCCAGCCACTGCGGGTGGCCGTCGTTCTTCGACCCGGCGGACTCCGACGCGGTGCTGCTGCGTGAGGACCGCACGATGGGCATGAAGCGCATCGAGGTGCTCTGCAACTCGTGCCACAGCCACCTCGGGCACGTCTTCGAGGGCGAGGGCTACGCGACGCCGACGGACCAGCGGTACTGCATCAACTCGATCTCGCTGAAATTGGTCCCCAAGGAGTAG
- a CDS encoding TIGR04222 domain-containing membrane protein, producing MAGWTYLALLILPALVGAGSVLLLGAKHACRLPTLYHFAYLAGGTARVAETVVAAMIEREQLRVAETGRLFRTPVAAVHPLEHEVAAATLSPAGVTAADLRDSLADSAPMLAISAELEARGLVTPERLRRRVWWAVFAVYTVVLALGTVSWKWPLLLPLVVAAMAGAALLAKERKQPRPTLAGLKSYEMARGDRSAVDGAAGLVAVGGLRRYPDAKLAKALQATSK from the coding sequence ATGGCGGGGTGGACGTATCTGGCGTTGCTGATCCTGCCCGCGCTCGTCGGCGCGGGCAGTGTGCTGCTGCTCGGCGCCAAGCACGCCTGCCGCCTGCCCACGCTCTATCACTTCGCCTATCTGGCGGGCGGCACGGCGCGCGTCGCCGAGACGGTCGTCGCCGCGATGATCGAACGCGAGCAGCTGCGCGTCGCCGAGACGGGACGGCTGTTCCGCACGCCCGTCGCCGCGGTCCATCCGCTCGAACACGAGGTGGCCGCCGCGACGCTTTCCCCGGCCGGGGTCACGGCCGCCGACCTTCGCGATTCTTTGGCGGATTCCGCGCCGATGCTGGCGATTTCCGCCGAGCTCGAAGCACGTGGATTGGTGACTCCGGAACGGCTGCGTCGCCGCGTGTGGTGGGCCGTGTTCGCCGTGTACACCGTTGTGCTGGCGCTCGGCACGGTCAGCTGGAAATGGCCGTTGCTTCTGCCGCTGGTGGTCGCGGCGATGGCAGGCGCGGCGCTGCTGGCCAAGGAACGCAAGCAGCCGCGGCCCACGCTCGCGGGGCTGAAATCCTATGAAATGGCACGTGGGGACCGGTCCGCGGTCGACGGCGCCGCCGGGCTGGTCGCGGTCGGCGGGCTGCGCCGGTACCCCGACGCGAAGCTGGCGAAGGCCCTGCAAGCCACCTCGAAGTGA